In Setaria viridis chromosome 5, Setaria_viridis_v4.0, whole genome shotgun sequence, the genomic stretch aacaaaaaaaaaattcaaatttggacTACAATTGTATCAACCAAGAATATATTATTTTATCAAAATAAATGTAGATCTTTTAGGTTTATGAAAATAGAGGAAGACGATTTCCACGTATCTAAAAGCATGAAAAGGAGTATTTCCTTGTGATGCAAATAAGAAACCACAAAAGCTTATCCACCTCAAGTCAGATATGTGCAACAAGGTTATGTGCCATGTATCAGGCAGGTCCTCAAGGCTTTATTTGCCAAGAAAAGGGTCAACGGTTTATCATAACCATTCTATTCATGTATATTTGTTAAAAGAAGAAATGTAAAGGTTTCAGATGTTAAGACGATTGGCAAGAATGGCGATGCTGGTCTTGTGTCTAAGGTTGAAACTTTGGAGTCAGAAGATTGCTAAACTCGAAATAGGTGATGGTTGAGGGGAAAACTACTTGATGGTGGTAGCCATACACAGATACTCTAGTCTTGCTTCTCCCCTTACAATTGAAGCTATGAAAGTCAGTTTTTGCATTCCCTGTATAAATTATGCCAGCCAGGTAGCTTAAGTTCTCTGTTATCCACAGTTGATCCTGCAGTCTTTGTGAGATTTATGTGTCCTGTGGTTACTCTAAGAATATCATGGTCTATCTATCAAGATTTTTGTTAACACAGCAGAAGCTCATGTACCAATACCACATTGAAACATTGCAATTCTGGTAGCAAGTTATCATATATTTTACAGAGGCAACAATTTAAAGAATTGTGTATGTTACTAATCGACATACATATATATTCCACACAGGAGTAAACCATTTCACAGAATCCCCTGTTGAGTACATATAAGATAACTAACCTTTACTTCCAGTTGCAACCCATGCACGAGCTCCAATAGTACCTAATTCATAGAAAACTGTGATGACAGTGTAATGATTTTGCCTAATTCATAGAAAACTGTGATGACAGTGTAATGATTTTGATTAACTCACAACAAAGTTAACTAATATGTACCTCCTTCATCCCTTGATTCCACCGTGGCGCATAATCCTGAATAGCTGCTCACAAGATTTCCATTCGCATTTAGCTCCCACATCTGCACTCACACATTCATGCGTAACCAATGCCATAAGTTCAGTTGCCAGACAGGATAAGTCTCATTATTCACAAACTTCATGACTAAATAAAGTGCTAAAGTTTTGTGTCCAGTTAGTAGCACTAGGTTGGTGGtctggtggtgatggtggagatcttaCCTGTTTTGCATGCCACCTGCATGCAGAGAACATCGGAAACCTGATATCTGAGGCAGACCGTCTTCGGCCAGCAGATGCATCCAAACAAGTATCACCTGTGTTTCTAACTGAAAGATGAAACTTTGATTGGTGCTCTATGCTGTCCATGATAATGATATCCCtacaatgtacaaaatgtgttAAAACAAATCATAGAGTGAGCACTTCTCCATTTATGAAGAGCGTGGATCTTACGATGCAAGAAGTGGTTTTGTTTTCCCCAGGCAAAATGATGTACTTTTGTCATTCTGTATTTCATAGTTCCTGCATATATGATCTGGCTTCCCATCTTGTGAAAACACATACCATCCATTAGCTGTATCATCGCTGCAGGCAGTGAGACCGACAAACATGCCATCGTTCTTTGTAAGGTGAACATGATAAGGAGACCTAAAGCGGCCAGAATGTTCTTCTTTTGACGTCCTTCCACTGTACACATAACGGAACTGAAAATATCTACAGGTCAGCATACAGTTTTTTACACTTACAAAGCATAAACAGTTTTGATAGAAATTCTCAAGTGCAGGTACCTCCATGTTATTTTTACTGTAGTGGTTTATCTTCAATAAAGTAGGATTGGTAATTATGCTTAATGTACCATCATCAAGATGTGTCAAATCTCCTCCGTACATAAGAGGCGATTTAGCCATTGACCAAAGTGCCATCTGTAAGGTCAGTCAAAAGAAAATAGTGTTCCTTATCATATAAAAAAAGATACAGCgcatttaaaatttaaaaacCAAAATGACCATCATCAACCTGTGTTTTCTGTTCATCAAGAGTAAGGTTACATTTCCTGTGAGGGCCCTGATTTACACCTGCACTAACAGAAGAAAAGGGTCTGTTTCTGATACAACTGCATATCTATTATATCATTCAAAATAATCctaaaaaaagggaaagaaagaaaaaacgaCATATAGATATGATGTACTCAAGAAAACATTCAAGCAGACGAGTCACACGTAGTTGAATAAATTAATGCATACAATTCGAACCTAGATGATAGGGGTGAACACCCACACCACCCACCGAGCTAGGCTCAATTCCTCTCATCTGCTTGAATGTCTTTCTCTAAAAAAACTTCCATCGCATATAAGTTTAGATTTTCCGCATTTTCCTATATAGAATGAGAATTCCATACAACAATGTAACAGCATGTGCATCCATGGAGTTTGTGGAAGAACTTATCTCCCAACTGGTGTGCTACAACTGTTTCTTGATGCCAAAATTCACTAGCATGTGCATTTAACAGAAAATTATGGTGCGTTTTTTCCTGAAAATTGTGAGTTTGCTTCATGGGTAAAAGACCCCAGAGCAAGACAAGAATCAAGTCTAATTTAATTTTTTACTATAAAGGTAATTCAGTACTTGGATCGGTAAGCCATCCAAATGGAAGCATGTCTAAGTCTGGCCAAGATCTTCCTCGCAACCCAGTGGCTCCAATCTTCTTTGCAGCAGCGAAGGAACTGCGTACAACATCCAAAGGAAAATAAGGAATAAGTTCTTATTTACTAGACAATATACATAAACAAGCTAAGGAAAATAATAAGGATGTAACAAAACAAGAGAAAGTAGAAAATATCAGTTACCTTGCCACAGAAAAATGTGAGCTCACATCATTCCAGTGATCCCAATCATCTCCAGTTATTCTGTACATATTAACATGATCGCTAATATTCTCAGCTAATGCTGGAGTAACTTCAGTTCCTGGTGAGAGGGACAGGATGATCGGACGATCAATCTCTTGCAATAGCTGCAATATAGGTGTTAGCTGACTCTGGAAGTGTTTCATTGGAACTAGTGTAATTAGTTCTAGGATGAAGAATTATTTACCTCTGAAATAGTGATGATTTCTTCTGGGCTATAATCTGTGCCGAAGATACAATCAACCTTcactgccaaaaaaaaaaacaaaaaaaaaacagaatggTAAATATGAAAGCATTTATTCAACACTCAGTTTTGGCAGCACATGGATAGGGACAGCTAAAACTTTAAGATAACTCCATGCTACCTACAGACCCATGCACTTAAAATGACATATAGCCAATAAGCTTACCAAAATCAACATCCCAATCAGCATATTGTCGATAAAGAGATCTTAAAAAGGCCCGTCCAGCTCCAGTATCTGTGTTAACACTCATAAATCCATGCGGCATCCATGCACAAGTTCTGTGAGTGAGACCTATGTCTCGTGCTGTCCATTGACGACCATTCTCTAGATATGGTTTTCCCTGAAAGGAATCAGAAAGGAACAAATTAAAACGTTATAAACTAGAGTACAGCAATTTCCATTTATAGTTGAGTTTTTGCTAAGTGCGATGCCCTGTTTTCAAGATTCATTTGTTGAATTAAAGATAGAAGTTTAAGATTTCATAGGAAAACACACAACAACTAAGTCATTCATTTGTTCAAAACATCACATAATATGAAATTACAGAAATGTCAGATAGATAATTAAAAATACTATGGGGTAGAGCGTTTCACACAATAGTGATGAATGATAGAGAatataattaaattaaattGGTTAGTGCCCAGGGGAACCAGCCTCCGCATGAGCAAAGATACATGTTATCTAACATTTTGCAATGTTCCAAAGACtattagaaaagaaaaaaagattgcaCAGCTAGTACAGATAAAATTACGTAATCCTGTAAAACATAAATTTCAAATTCATCTTtcatatcaagattcaaggaAAAACTAAGAATGGTTTCTGTATATACAAGTTAACATTAACAATGATTATTCATTCTTGGGTATAAAACATAATGCTAACAAGGGACCCTGATAAAATGAACACGTAACAACTCAAATAAAATGCTACTTTCAAAATACCATTAATTGTCATATACTATACTAGCATATTAAATGAAGAATATTACCGTCTTAATGTCCAAGATTGGTGTATTTGCATTAACAGCTTGCACACTTATACCTTTCATCAAATGGATGCCAAATTTCAAGCCCATTCCATGGACCTTACTGGCGATTTGACTAAACCCTCTGTCAATCCTAGATGATGGAAACCTTTGAAGGTCCGGAAATGGTCGACCCCATTCATCAATGTTATCAAATCCATATGAATCTGTGTATGCCCCATCAACATACTTCCGGTACCAGAGGAAATCAATAACTGCATACTATATGAGATAGAATAAATAGTTAAACGAGTGGTTATAATTTTATTCATTCATATTTCTTATGATATTATCTATAGTCAAACTAAAGTATTCTGACAAATAACCTGATATCCATGTGGGAGTAACTTCTCTGCCAAAATCTGAGCATTTTGCAGGTATGCACTTTCATCCACTGTCCAAGAAAAAGAATCATATGAGTTCCAACCTCTTGGTGGCAATGCGGCAACTTCTTCATTTGCCTCAGAAGTACCCCTGAAATTTACATGCATGAAAAAACAGAAGTAGTAGTCATTTTCTTCACTTATGTGTATCCTTGGTTACAATGGATCAAATCCTGAAGCTTTCTAACTTGTAGTTTTTCATACTTTCACAATAGCATTGCATCATATTCCACAGTGCTGCATTGAGGTTACGTTATAACAAAACAGAGTGTTGGACATAGATTAAAGAGATATAAAGATATAAAGATACATAGCTTATGCACTTGATGAATTTCATTTGAATAACATCTTTTAGAAAGTCACTTGAAACAGTATGGGTGCAGAAATTATGCCACGAAATTAAAACCTTATTCTAGGATAAATGTGAAGTAATGGACTTTCGACCAAATAGAGATAATTTTGATCAATATGCACAAACCATCAGTATTCTCATTTATTTGAAGTAGTGCACGCTAGAATTTTCTGGATATTTAGACCATAAGGGTTGGTTCAGTTATTCCTTTTTATGATTGGGAAAGTACAGGGCTACAAGCATAACCTATGTGGCTATGTCCCATTAGTTGAGTGTGAAATTAAATCAGGATGCTCGGTGATTGGGAATGTCCTCCCAAAGTTTTATGAAACAATTGAGTGCTCTAGAGATTTCAAGCATTTAGTGCAAAAGTAAATCAGCCTGATAATCTTGCTAGTAATCAGATGCAAAATAGGACAACTCTAACAAATCAGTGAACTACTGAATTGCTGAAGGAAAAGTAGTGAGCTCCTGAGCACCAGACAATGGCACCGCATCCGGGATTTAACCAGAGAATCGCCGAAAAACCAAACAGGAAACACACATCCAACATGTATATAAAGTTAAACTACTAGAAATGGTTTTAATAGTTTGCGTTCTAACCAtagaaggaggaagaggacgaggaaCTCGGAGCAGAGGTGGTGACGCCGccatggcggcggaggggacgaAGCCCCCATGCCCATCCCCGCAGGCCGCCGAACAGGAGCAGGAACAACTGAGGTGAGCtggggggagagagggagaaagtGGGCGGCACTAATGGAGTGGCAGGGTAGTGACCGTGGGTGGTTTGTGTCTGTTGTGCGATGTGTCGACTCCCGAGGAGGTCACGGCATCATGTGTTTGGCTGCACGCCACTTCTAACGTGGAGACTGTTGAGGCCTGCTGGGACGCGGAAACCGCAGCTCTGGGTTGGGCCGGTATCCGGCGACAGCGAGCGCCGAGTCGACTTCCGGTGCACGAGcgtcgcgtcgccgccgccagcggtTGATTTGAGACGGCGAGGCCGGCAACGCTTCGTTGGCCATTGCCTCCTCTTCCCACCGCCTACCACGCCACCGATCCCATTTTTATTTGATACCTCGTGGACGATTTGGTACATGTTTGTGGCTTTGTGCATCTAAATCCGTAAGGTCCAGTGGACCCAGCTACTGTTGTGCTCTTCTAAACAAGTTATTTGTAGTTATGAATATGCAACGATGCTATATTTTCAAGGATGAATGCATTTGTTACATGTCCTTTTGCAATAACATTCTTGATGTCTTATTATGTTACAACAATGGTCTATATCTTTTTGAAGATAAAGTTGACCACTACAATGGTCAATACCTAGCTCCATTACAAAGTTAAAGTTGATGGATTTCTTTGGTGCGGGTTCGTGATATCCACCGTCCATAAAATTGTACTACTTGTTATTTTAAAAATAGAgtctattttttataataacaaGATAGCTATAATTTGTTGAATTAAAGAAGGGTGTTGGATGCTCTTAGCACATGTTTGGATGTCCTCTAATGAGGATATCCTAGCAAATGTGCCAAGCCATGGACCAGCTAAAACAAGTCAAACACCAATTATACCAATTCAAGGACCCATCACATAGAGTCGTGCAAGAAAACTATAGCAAGAGGTGAACTCTCTCCTTACTTAAATTTGATTACTATACAAATGAGAATTTTATACTACCTAAATATTCTACTTTTATATTGCGTTTACGCATATTGGAGCTGTTGCTGGACCAAAGGAGACAAGTTACACCGAGAAGGAGACGAGTTATACGGAAGTTGAACCATCACATTGACTCCTGATATCAGAGCCATGTTCCAAGAGACACACGCACAAACTTAGTCAAGATTCACCATGCATAATGCACatggacagaaaaataataagtcTAGTTTCGCCTCCAACAAACGGCTCGTCTTTTCAACTTTCCATTAAGGAGTAATGACCATTTAAGCGAAGACTGCCAGGGAGGCTGAAGATCACGCGAGGCTTCTCGGGAACCCCTGTTTTCACCTTTTCATCTCCCTTTATTTTTGTGAAAACTTATTAAACTTTCACACCTAGCTAGGAGGGGTTGAAGCGTCCCCAtgtaagtagagactaaatgtgatccaattatcagtcccaggaggctgataacacatttattcaacagatagttcagaaaccgtacaactcccgaaggagtgggcgggcaagccacacccaaagtaaaactaaagcgataacaatacaaatccaagttgcagtccagtcggactccgggctgcaattggaactatgcgtcagcggaagcatcctgcaaaagggccaacaccgcaggcagcgttgggtgcagacgcaacctcctactcgaagtcctcggcgacgtagtccggatcctcctctgaagcaacaaaacaggggtgagtacaaaagtactccacaagtccaaccccatccacggagggggatacagcaagaatatgcataggattcaacaagggtatggttaaggtttatttgcaataaagctaatTTTTGACACATACAGGGTTTTATTTCAAAGGGTTTTCGCAAtgcattttctttagtaaccgaaacattaagtggggttgatcctacacaaaggatccaagttttatcgctaccggactcctcgtccgccgtagcgcacggcacatctgccggacacttccaagatccaacacacgccacaaaaaccaaccatctccaaatgctagttatgtgaccaagccgtaactcgtccaatactgTGGAcccggctacccggataggtttttaactctgcagaggttgtatacttttcccacaagtagggtaccgcagcacgaaccaccttagtgccggtgcggatcctaacaaagccattacccaccttagccaaaaccgactagtcaacacggaagcacccaaggggttaacgacccaTCCACGAGGCCGAAaccaggacctaagtcaccaagagcttaatccttttccatgggctcccgtcgctcaccagcacacctaaagcctagcagtttagctagtggggtttatgctaagccgttgcccaaacaacggtcgagtggttgcacgatggttgaattaggcaagatgacacatcaactcggtccttagccatgacaagatggacatctcccaactttgctcaaccactaaggtacgagctcaacaacccggcatttcacacaagaaacgcccatccatctcatccatgcACCATTTCTCTTTACACccaaaaacccaactcctcagttgaacacactcacacatttattttccgaataaacaagtatagtcatgattgaatttgagtaccgggttcctaagcattctagcagtgtttatcatctaaacagagcaactcatatttagagataactataggacaacaaggaataatcataacaatcaaggggtggctatccaaccatgtcttgtaataaacaatatgcattttataaaacaggccaataggttgtgtttgaaaaactaggtattaaatatgcatcaaagggtgagattggacttgccgttctcaaagcatTCCGGGAGCTCCTACTCGTGGTActagtcctcgggctcgggctcacggtcgaactcctcctcgtgctcctcctcgggtactccgcaatctacggcacacacaaacgagcacacaataaataaaaaggaaaaatattttacccattgagctccgaacaggaaatgtgaacggaaaataggtagaaaaggtattttcatgaaatttggatatgcctcggcggaaatatattagaggaggccgtggtcgaatttgggatcgattggaggaaatttggagCATGAAATGATGGGTTAAAGGGAcgttaggggctttaaaacaaGATTTAGGACTGAATTGTGAAAACCGAGGACTTATTCGTAACTATTCTAAaaagtggaagggctcagcTGCGAGAATCccttgagagaggtggaaggaccgGGTTGTAAatagagagaaagggaggggcAGATCGAGAAGAAGGaggtttccttcttcttccttggctgaaacagaggaaggggaggagggggcgaaCAGCCGGCgtcgggccggccggccggacctcgccggcggcaggccGGGTGGGGGAGAGGCAGAGGAGGGTAAGGGGGGCCCATTTGACTCCTCACCTTGGGCGATTGGTGGCTGGACCAAGGGGGCCGACGGCagcaaggaggcggcggcagagttccttgtggcggcggcggttggcgccgggggaggaggaaggaggacggCCGGCGAGCTTGGAGGATGGTGTTGGTGGTGTGGGGAGGCGGCAGGAGGAGCTTGTGGCCGGCGGTCTTCGAGGGACACCACGAATCTCGGCCGGTGGGGTGCCGGAGCGGTGCTCCGCGTGAATGGCATGGTGGGGAGGTGCGGCGTGGTCGATGAGgtcacaggggcggcgaccggcgtgGGGAGGCACGCTGGGAGAGGTGGCgtgcggtggccggtgggcggGCCGGCGCACAGGGTGGCGACGGGACGGCGGCTTGGCGTGGAGTGGGTGGCGCAGCGCGGTTGACCCGGCTCGGTCGTGCGCATGGCgtggggccggcgcggcgggcgcagcGCGGGCGAGCGGCACGCAGGTGGGCGAGCGGCGTGGTGCGGGGTGGGGCGCTGGCGTGCGGGTGGATGGCACGAGCGGGCGCggcaggcgcgagcgggcgcggggcgtggcggcagcgcggCCCGGGGCGAGGTGGGCCCGGCGCACGTGGCCTGGCACGCGCGTGCGGGGGTTGCGGCGCCAGGGGCAAGGCGTCGAGTGCCGGATGCCAGAGGGAAAAGGAGACAGCcgcgggaagaagaagaaggagagagaaaagaggaaaggagaaggaagaaggaaaagcgaaagaaaaagaaggaagaaagagaggggaAGAGGGGAGAAGGGAAAAGAGGGAGACGGCGGGAATTGCGGGATTTAATGGTACGCGTGATGGAGTTGAtaggcacgcggcgaaaattacggggaacGGATAAAGAGGGTCGATGACATTGGGGCCGGAACGGCGAATCCGATGGAAAGGAAGAGATTTGACGAGGCTCAGCggtcggaaaattttggaatgcatttttaacgagtggtttaatttggtagatttttacgggcgttacaaacctaccccacttaaattgaatctcgtcctcgagattcggctgaattctgaaaagatggggaaactccttctttaacgcatcctcgtgttcccaagtagcttcttcctcaccatgcctactccattggactctgcaaattcgcactactgaattccttttccttctggtgacggtgtccagaatcttgatgGGCACCTCCTGATATCGTAGATCcttctgcaaatctatggtttccaccggtacttgctctcctggtactctcaggcattttcttagctgggacacatgaaataccggatggatatccgacatttcttcgggtaGCTGAATGCGGTATGCTACaactccaactctttttaacacctggtatggtccaatataccgaggggctaacTTTCCAtgcacttggaaccttcgggtacctcgGATTGGAGAGACCTTAAGATATACGAAGTCCccttcattgaaaatcaactctcGTCTTCTTTTATCCAAGTAACTCTTCTGCCTAGACTGTGCTGCCTtcaacttctctcgtatttcagcCACTCGTTCTTCTGCCTCTTTGATAAAGGCAGGTCCCACTAGGGTGCGCTCTCCTACTtccgaccacatcaacggggtcctgcactttcttccgtagagagcctcaaacggtgacatgcctaagctggcttggtaactgttgttataTGAGAACTCTACATAGGGTAGACTCTGTTCCTagtccttgccataagtaaggacacatgccctcaacatgtcctccataatttgattcactctctctgtttggccatcggtctaagggtgataagctgaactaaaatccagtttggtgcccatagctTTATGCAGACTCTTCCAAAATCTCGAGGTAAATTGGGTGCCTCTATCCGAAATaattctgctaggcacaccatgcagcttcactatgttgtctaCATAGAGGCGAGCTAGCTtttctccaccataggtggtccgtacgtgtaagtagtgggcaactttagtgagtcggtccactatcacccatatggagtcattccctttttgagtcttgggcaaacccactacaaaatccatgccaatctcatcccacttccaaaccggaatgggtagtggttgcagtaagccggctggcttctgatgttcggccttaacccTTTGGCAAACATCGCATTGAGCGACGAACTAGGCTATGTCCGCCTttatcccattccaccagtatttctgctttaggtccatatacatcttggtggatcccgggtggatggaataggctgagttatgggcctcatccatgatggtttgccggaaaccaccttccttgggcacacaaatcctatccttgtaccacaaggtcccTTTCacatccactctgaagtctggagCTTTGTTCTCTCCGGTTTGCTTGCGAATCCTCACCAAGTCC encodes the following:
- the LOC117857390 gene encoding alpha-galactosidase mel1 isoform X2, translated to MGMGASSPPPPWRRHHLCSEFLVLFLLLWGTSEANEEVAALPPRGWNSYDSFSWTVDESAYLQNAQILAEKLLPHGYQYAVIDFLWYRKYVDGAYTDSYGFDNIDEWGRPFPDLQRFPSSRIDRGFSQIASKVHGMGLKFGIHLMKGISVQAVNANTPILDIKTGKPYLENGRQWTARDIGLTHRTCAWMPHGFMSVNTDTGAGRAFLRSLYRQYADWDVDFVKVDCIFGTDYSPEEIITISELLQEIDRPIILSLSPGTEVTPALAENISDHVNMYRITGDDWDHWNDVSSHFSVASSFAAAKKIGATGLRGRSWPDLDMLPFGWLTDPSVNQGPHRKCNLTLDEQKTQMALWSMAKSPLMYGGDLTHLDDGTLSIITNPTLLKINHYSKNNMEFRYVYSGRTSKEEHSGRFRSPYHVHLTKNDGMFVGLTACSDDTANGWYVFSQDGKPDHICRNYEIQNDKSTSFCLGKTKPLLASDIIIMDSIEHQSKFHLSVRNTGDTCLDASAGRRRSASDIRFPMFSACRWHAKQMWELNANGNLVSSYSGLCATVESRDEGGTIGARAWVATGSKGEIYLAFFNLDSTSRKMAARISDLGKVLRRAFLRKDLCRCTEVWSGKNFSLTKEVISAVVNPHGSMVFEIVC
- the LOC117857390 gene encoding alpha-galactosidase mel1 isoform X1; protein product: MGMGASSPPPPWRRHHLCSEFLVLFLLLWGTSEANEEVAALPPRGWNSYDSFSWTVDESAYLQNAQILAEKLLPHGYQYAVIDFLWYRKYVDGAYTDSYGFDNIDEWGRPFPDLQRFPSSRIDRGFSQIASKVHGMGLKFGIHLMKGISVQAVNANTPILDIKTGKPYLENGRQWTARDIGLTHRTCAWMPHGFMSVNTDTGAGRAFLRSLYRQYADWDVDFVKVDCIFGTDYSPEEIITISELLQEIDRPIILSLSPGTEVTPALAENISDHVNMYRITGDDWDHWNDVSSHFSVASSFAAAKKIGATGLRGRSWPDLDMLPFGWLTDPSVNQGPHRKCNLTLDEQKTQMALWSMAKSPLMYGGDLTHLDDGTLSIITNPTLLKINHYSKNNMEFRYVYSGRTSKEEHSGRFRSPYHVHLTKNDGMFVGLTACSDDTANGWYVFSQDGKPDHICRNYEIQNDKSTSFCLGKTKPLLASDIIIMDSIEHQSKFHLSVRNTGDTCLDASAGRRRSASDIRFPMFSACRWHAKQMWELNANGNLVSSYSGLCATVESRDEGVFYELGTIGARAWVATGSKGEIYLAFFNLDSTSRKMAARISDLGKVLRRAFLRKDLCRCTEVWSGKNFSLTKEVISAVVNPHGSMVFEIVC